In a single window of the Candidatus Deferrimicrobiaceae bacterium genome:
- a CDS encoding PAS domain S-box protein, whose protein sequence is MIESRIRVLLIEDNPADARLLQESMADATGAAIVIVIADSLREGFARIDEGGIDAILLDLNLPDSRGLDSFLQVRSRVPRLPVIVMTGFDDERLAARTMREGAQDYLVKGAHDGHLIARSIRYSIERKRIEEQLRESEDRYRALFENSLDAIQLERGDGTVIAANPPACLLLGRSEEEICRSGTGLNENRADPGFAIFLEERRRTGRTFGETAVTRKDGTRIPVEVSSTTFHDRDGIECTAVSFRDISERKRSTDALAASEAKYRSLVEQLPDVIYVARDDNPGALIYISPQIEPLLGYAPEELISDPTLWAQCLHPEDKDRILSDRGSFTGEEEVRHQYRMFSRQGAEKWFHDKARIIRDTDGKPLFIQGILTDITRLKEIERIALLQEKMASLGHMAAGMAHEIRNPLSGVNIYLGTAGRFIEDSEGIDDDSKEKLLNIIASALAASAKIEDVMRRVMNFARPGGVLLRRTRIDQAIREAVEFSLLGFRQNRVRIEVSLPETLPECYADLRIIEQVVLNLIVNAAQAIEGQNKPGIVSVVAVSEGDHVVIRVSDSGPGVPDHLKQKIFEPFVTTKPTGMGIGLSFCNRVIAEHGGYIEVGDSRLGGAEFITHIPVDGRRRATGS, encoded by the coding sequence ATGATCGAATCCCGCATCCGCGTCCTGCTGATCGAGGATAATCCTGCAGACGCCCGGCTATTGCAGGAATCCATGGCCGACGCAACCGGGGCCGCGATCGTGATCGTGATCGCCGATTCGCTCCGGGAGGGCTTCGCGCGAATCGACGAGGGAGGGATCGACGCGATCCTTCTCGATCTCAACCTGCCAGACAGTCGCGGACTCGACAGCTTTCTGCAGGTGCGATCGCGTGTCCCCCGCCTTCCGGTCATCGTCATGACGGGATTCGACGACGAAAGACTGGCGGCAAGGACCATGCGGGAAGGGGCCCAGGACTATCTCGTCAAGGGGGCGCACGACGGCCACCTGATCGCGCGTTCCATTCGTTATTCGATCGAGCGGAAACGGATCGAGGAACAGCTCCGCGAAAGCGAGGACCGTTACAGGGCCCTGTTCGAAAACAGTCTCGATGCGATCCAGCTCGAGCGGGGAGACGGGACGGTGATTGCGGCCAACCCGCCTGCCTGCCTGCTCCTGGGCCGTTCCGAGGAGGAAATCTGCCGGAGCGGGACGGGGCTCAACGAGAACCGGGCGGATCCCGGATTCGCCATCTTCCTCGAAGAGAGGCGTCGCACGGGAAGAACCTTCGGAGAAACGGCGGTTACCCGGAAGGACGGAACGCGGATCCCGGTCGAGGTGTCTTCCACGACGTTCCACGACCGGGACGGGATCGAATGCACCGCTGTTTCCTTTCGGGACATTTCCGAGCGGAAACGGAGCACCGACGCCCTCGCCGCGAGCGAGGCGAAATACCGATCGCTGGTCGAGCAGCTTCCGGACGTCATCTATGTCGCACGGGATGACAATCCAGGCGCCCTGATTTACATCAGCCCCCAGATCGAGCCATTGCTGGGATATGCTCCCGAGGAGCTGATCTCCGATCCGACGCTTTGGGCGCAGTGCCTTCACCCCGAGGACAAGGACCGGATCCTGTCCGATCGGGGGAGCTTCACCGGGGAGGAAGAGGTTCGCCACCAGTACCGGATGTTTTCCCGGCAGGGCGCCGAGAAGTGGTTCCACGACAAGGCGAGGATCATCCGCGACACCGATGGGAAGCCGCTCTTCATTCAGGGCATCCTTACCGACATCACGCGACTCAAGGAGATCGAGCGCATCGCCCTCCTCCAGGAGAAGATGGCCTCGCTGGGGCACATGGCCGCCGGGATGGCCCATGAAATCCGAAATCCGCTTTCGGGCGTCAATATCTACCTGGGGACTGCCGGGCGGTTCATCGAGGATTCCGAAGGCATCGACGACGATTCGAAAGAGAAGCTCCTGAACATCATCGCGTCGGCGCTTGCGGCTTCGGCCAAGATCGAGGACGTCATGCGGCGGGTGATGAATTTCGCACGGCCGGGCGGGGTCCTGCTCCGGCGCACCCGGATCGACCAGGCCATTCGGGAAGCGGTTGAATTTTCCCTCCTCGGGTTCCGCCAGAACCGGGTCCGGATCGAGGTGTCGTTGCCGGAGACGCTGCCCGAGTGTTACGCCGACCTGCGCATCATCGAGCAGGTAGTCCTGAACCTCATCGTGAACGCGGCCCAGGCGATCGAGGGGCAGAACAAGCCGGGCATCGTCTCGGTGGTGGCTGTCTCCGAGGGGGACCACGTTGTTATCCGCGTGTCCGATTCCGGGCCCGGCGTCCCCGATCACCTCAAACAGAAGATCTTCGAGCCTTTTGTCACCACCAAGCCCACCGGCATGGGGATCGGACTGAGTTTCTGCAATCGCGTTATCGCAGAGCACGGGGGGTACATCGAGGTCGGCGACAGCCGCCTTGGAGGAGCGGAATTCATTACGCACATTCCGGTTGACGGGAGAAGGAGGGCAACGGGTTCATGA
- a CDS encoding bacteriohemerythrin translates to MNLLESVERWTDIIWTPEYSVGVPVIDQEHQELFRRINDFGRAAMGQGNKEAVGWLLNNLGGYVIAHFATEEGYMVRHGYPDQAEHMAEHNRMIAEFTKFRREFDIAGPRLSVISGKQAQVAGWLERHICHADRDLGEFILRVTMSS, encoded by the coding sequence ATGAACCTGCTTGAATCCGTCGAACGATGGACGGACATCATCTGGACTCCCGAGTATTCGGTCGGGGTCCCGGTAATCGACCAGGAACACCAGGAGCTGTTCCGGCGCATCAATGATTTCGGAAGAGCGGCGATGGGGCAGGGCAACAAGGAAGCGGTCGGGTGGCTCCTGAACAATCTCGGGGGATACGTCATCGCCCACTTTGCAACAGAGGAGGGGTACATGGTCCGTCATGGCTATCCGGATCAGGCCGAGCACATGGCCGAGCACAACCGGATGATCGCCGAATTCACGAAGTTCCGCCGTGAATTCGATATTGCCGGCCCTCGCCTGTCCGTCATCAGCGGCAAGCAGGCCCAGGTCGCCGGTTGGCTCGAGCGCCATATCTGCCACGCCGACCGAGATCTCGGCGAATTCATCCTGCGGGTCACAATGTCCTCCTGA
- a CDS encoding sigma-54 dependent transcriptional regulator: MISYSVYVVDDEDSIRSGLTAVLKGKYRTSGFPTAEDALAAAKEEIPDLVLLDLGLPGMSGIDALRELKSISPDIQVIVITAYEDVRSAVSAMKFGAHDYILKPLQMETLEVSIRNALATVRFKKEVEALQELALRENMPDFVGKSDTIQDVMELVGTLAKSSDTPILILGETGTGKELIASAIHYRSPNFNGPLISVNCAAIPRDLVESELFGYERGAFTGASASGKTGLVEKAAGGTLFLDEIGDLGIEAQSKLLRFLEEGVFYRVGGTKSHKVSTRVVSATNKKLEELIEKGLFREDLYYRLAVARIEVPSLNERPDDILPMACHFLLEFNRKFGRNFTGFTPDTEAALKAYRWKGNVRELKNIVERGTLVGKGAEISMRDLCLKEMESKEAGCGGDGNGMELPEFPPGGIDLDNIVSTVEKLYFEEALRRTGGNESQAAKLLNLNHHTFRYRRKKLRI; encoded by the coding sequence ATGATCTCCTATTCGGTCTACGTCGTCGACGACGAGGACAGCATCCGGTCCGGGCTGACCGCCGTTCTGAAGGGGAAATACCGCACAAGCGGTTTCCCGACGGCCGAGGACGCGCTGGCGGCCGCGAAAGAAGAGATTCCGGACCTGGTGCTTCTCGACCTGGGCCTGCCCGGGATGAGCGGGATCGACGCGCTTCGCGAGCTGAAATCGATCTCCCCCGATATCCAGGTGATAGTGATTACAGCATACGAGGACGTCCGCAGCGCGGTTTCCGCGATGAAATTCGGGGCGCACGATTACATCCTCAAGCCGCTCCAGATGGAGACGCTCGAGGTGAGCATCCGGAACGCGCTCGCCACGGTGCGCTTCAAGAAAGAGGTGGAGGCGCTTCAGGAATTAGCGCTCCGGGAGAACATGCCCGATTTCGTCGGGAAGAGCGACACGATCCAGGACGTGATGGAACTCGTCGGCACGCTGGCCAAGAGTTCGGACACACCTATCCTGATTCTTGGCGAGACGGGAACAGGCAAGGAGCTGATCGCGAGCGCGATCCATTACCGAAGCCCGAATTTCAACGGGCCGCTGATCAGCGTGAACTGCGCGGCCATTCCCAGGGACCTCGTCGAAAGCGAACTGTTCGGATACGAGCGGGGGGCATTTACGGGCGCGAGCGCGTCCGGCAAGACGGGCCTTGTCGAGAAGGCGGCGGGGGGTACGCTGTTCCTGGACGAGATCGGCGATCTGGGCATCGAGGCGCAATCGAAGCTGCTCCGATTCCTCGAGGAAGGGGTGTTCTACCGGGTCGGGGGAACGAAGAGCCACAAGGTGTCCACGCGGGTCGTCTCGGCCACCAACAAGAAGCTCGAGGAACTGATTGAAAAGGGGCTTTTCAGGGAGGACCTGTATTACCGGCTCGCGGTCGCCCGGATCGAGGTCCCGTCGCTGAACGAGCGGCCCGATGACATCCTCCCGATGGCGTGTCACTTCCTGCTCGAATTCAACCGGAAGTTCGGCAGAAACTTTACCGGTTTCACCCCGGATACCGAGGCGGCACTCAAGGCCTATCGATGGAAAGGGAATGTCCGCGAGCTGAAAAACATCGTCGAGCGAGGGACGCTGGTCGGCAAGGGGGCCGAGATCTCGATGCGAGACCTCTGCCTGAAGGAGATGGAATCGAAGGAGGCCGGCTGCGGCGGGGACGGAAACGGGATGGAATTGCCCGAGTTCCCCCCGGGAGGAATCGACCTGGACAATATCGTAAGTACGGTCGAGAAGCTTTACTTCGAAGAGGCGCTGCGGCGGACCGGCGGAAACGAGAGCCAGGCTGCGAAGCTGCTCAACCTCAACCACCACACCTTCCGCTACCGAAGGAAGAAGCTGCGTATCTAG
- a CDS encoding ABC transporter permease: MIRLLAVIERDLKKFKRNPIVIAMSILMPIIYLVILGNSFQGKLVGLPVAVVDLDSGPQAKRVMENLRAIEEGPGTLRLLMVSDSGEAVQGVRDGKYKAALVIPSDFSKRVSVKGGPEVGLFLDNPDPISSETIRGLVGASVSSIRSDYVPIREDRTAVILRDINLYAKVDYYQSLVPGVMIMAIFLGTLTTGVFNLVMDRFLGIDESYLLTPLTKFDIVTGLVVSGLSITTVIASVICVVSMTITGIPLSRGLHGFVPLLVVVVLTTLCLLSLMFVILGRAGHPRIVGVISGFLNVILFFPSGSVYPIASFPPWLRAFARVNPEAYAVDALKAIMFKGAGLATIAGDILFLACFTVVMMTVSILTFRRTL, from the coding sequence ATGATCCGGCTGCTCGCGGTTATCGAAAGGGATCTCAAGAAATTCAAGCGCAACCCGATCGTGATTGCGATGAGCATCCTCATGCCGATCATCTACCTAGTGATCCTGGGGAATTCGTTCCAGGGGAAGCTGGTGGGCCTCCCCGTCGCCGTGGTCGACCTTGACTCGGGGCCTCAGGCGAAGCGGGTCATGGAAAACCTTCGGGCCATCGAGGAAGGCCCGGGGACGCTGCGGCTTCTCATGGTCAGCGACTCCGGGGAAGCCGTGCAGGGCGTCCGGGACGGGAAATACAAGGCCGCGCTCGTCATCCCCTCCGATTTCAGCAAGCGGGTGTCGGTCAAGGGCGGCCCCGAGGTGGGGCTTTTTCTCGATAACCCGGATCCCATCTCTTCGGAAACGATCCGGGGGCTGGTCGGCGCCTCGGTGTCGTCGATCCGCTCAGATTATGTACCGATCCGGGAGGACCGGACCGCGGTGATCCTGAGGGACATCAACCTGTACGCGAAGGTGGACTACTACCAGTCGCTCGTGCCGGGCGTGATGATCATGGCGATTTTCCTTGGGACGTTGACGACCGGCGTCTTCAATCTGGTCATGGACCGGTTCCTCGGCATCGACGAGAGCTACCTGCTCACCCCGCTGACCAAGTTCGACATCGTCACCGGCCTGGTCGTCAGCGGGCTTTCGATCACCACGGTGATCGCCTCGGTCATCTGCGTGGTCAGCATGACGATCACAGGAATCCCGCTGTCACGAGGGCTGCACGGATTCGTCCCGCTCCTCGTCGTGGTGGTGCTCACGACGCTATGCCTGCTCAGCCTGATGTTCGTGATCTTGGGAAGGGCGGGACATCCGCGGATCGTCGGGGTGATCAGCGGGTTCCTGAACGTCATCCTCTTTTTCCCGAGCGGCTCGGTCTATCCGATCGCGAGCTTCCCGCCCTGGCTCCGGGCCTTTGCGCGGGTCAACCCCGAGGCCTACGCGGTCGATGCCCTGAAGGCGATCATGTTCAAGGGGGCCGGGCTTGCGACGATCGCGGGGGACATCCTGTTTCTCGCGTGCTTCACGGTCGTGATGATGACCGTCTCGATCTTGACCTTCAGGAGGACATTGTGA
- a CDS encoding efflux RND transporter periplasmic adaptor subunit, producing MAFRSRPLLIPLIILAAALVAFLLYLNFSRKEPTDLKVTGIVDGIEVNLAPKVAGKIASIGCREGDRVSEGQLLVTLDSDDVKASVAQAAAAVARARADIRVASAAVESAASNIVGAEADIRSARADQAKAESQLAETRQETERRKSLLAEGFIPQETLDQAALVSDVNAASLDSAREKLNAARTRKEIAISQKVAAANQLESAKAGLAETEANLAFYRSKLADTGIKAPVSGTVIFKALEKGEMVSPGATILTIVDLGSLYARVDIDETRIGRIALGRPAFVTVEGVGGKTFDGSIAEIGRFGEFATQRDVVRGREDIKTFRVKVRFDDSSGTLKPGMTVEVRIPLAR from the coding sequence ATGGCTTTCAGATCCCGCCCGCTCTTGATTCCGCTGATAATCCTGGCGGCGGCCCTCGTCGCCTTTCTCCTCTATCTCAATTTCTCCCGCAAGGAACCGACCGACCTCAAAGTCACCGGGATCGTCGACGGCATCGAGGTCAACCTGGCTCCGAAGGTCGCCGGGAAGATCGCATCGATCGGCTGCCGGGAGGGCGATCGCGTCAGCGAGGGGCAGCTCCTGGTCACCCTCGACAGCGACGACGTGAAGGCATCCGTAGCCCAGGCAGCCGCCGCAGTCGCCCGGGCCCGGGCGGACATTCGGGTCGCGTCCGCCGCGGTCGAGAGCGCCGCGTCGAACATCGTCGGCGCCGAGGCCGACATCCGGAGCGCGCGCGCCGACCAGGCCAAGGCGGAGTCGCAGCTCGCAGAGACGCGGCAAGAGACCGAACGCAGGAAGTCGCTGCTGGCGGAGGGCTTCATCCCCCAGGAGACGCTCGACCAGGCGGCGCTCGTCTCGGACGTGAACGCGGCTTCTCTTGATTCGGCGCGGGAAAAGCTGAACGCAGCTCGCACCCGGAAGGAGATCGCGATCAGCCAGAAGGTTGCGGCCGCAAACCAGCTCGAATCCGCGAAGGCGGGGCTAGCGGAGACCGAAGCGAACCTGGCCTTCTACCGGTCGAAGCTGGCCGACACCGGGATCAAGGCGCCGGTCTCGGGCACGGTCATCTTCAAGGCGCTCGAGAAGGGCGAGATGGTCAGCCCCGGCGCCACTATCTTGACGATCGTGGACCTGGGCAGCCTGTATGCCAGGGTCGACATCGACGAGACTCGGATCGGGCGGATCGCGCTCGGTAGGCCGGCGTTCGTGACGGTGGAAGGCGTGGGGGGAAAGACCTTCGACGGCAGCATCGCAGAGATCGGCCGCTTCGGGGAGTTCGCCACCCAGCGCGACGTGGTCCGCGGGCGTGAAGACATCAAGACCTTCCGGGTGAAGGTCCGTTTCGACGACTCGTCCGGGACGCTCAAGCCCGGGATGACCGTGGAAGTCCGGATTCCCCTGGCGCGCTGA
- a CDS encoding ATP-binding cassette domain-containing protein, which produces MPNGKAIIVSGLTKAFGSVTAVNDVSFDVDEGEFFGFLGPNGAGKTTLIRILTTLLQPTRGKAIVSGVDVASDPAEVRNRIGVVPQAMTSDLDLTGFENMDFYGRFYGIHARERKERIRSLLEMVGLSQRANDLVATYSGGMRRRLEIARVLVHRPRLLFLDEPTIGLDPQSRRVVWEFLRNLAGGDSITIFLTTHYMEEAESLCGRVAIVDSGKIVAMGSPAELKAAIPGSDIVSLAVDAISPEMSAEIERLPFVHKLVVEEESLRIFVDNGGKNLPLLIDAVRAADGTILSATVHEQSLEDVFIHHTGKSIREEEARKVNFLIGAGLPTRLSGR; this is translated from the coding sequence ATGCCGAATGGAAAAGCGATCATCGTCTCCGGACTGACGAAGGCATTCGGTTCGGTCACAGCCGTCAACGACGTCAGCTTCGACGTGGACGAGGGCGAGTTCTTCGGCTTTCTCGGACCCAACGGCGCCGGTAAGACGACGCTTATCCGGATACTCACCACGCTGCTCCAGCCCACCCGCGGGAAAGCGATCGTTTCGGGCGTCGACGTGGCGTCCGACCCCGCCGAAGTCCGCAACCGCATCGGCGTCGTCCCCCAGGCGATGACGAGCGACCTCGACCTGACCGGCTTCGAAAACATGGACTTCTACGGCCGTTTCTACGGCATCCATGCGCGGGAGCGCAAGGAGCGGATCCGCTCCCTCCTCGAGATGGTCGGCCTCTCGCAGCGGGCGAACGACCTCGTGGCGACCTACTCCGGCGGGATGCGCCGTCGGCTCGAGATCGCGCGGGTCCTCGTCCACCGCCCCCGCCTTCTTTTCCTCGATGAGCCGACGATCGGGCTCGATCCCCAGTCGAGGCGAGTCGTGTGGGAATTCCTCCGGAACCTGGCCGGGGGCGATTCCATCACGATCTTCCTGACGACGCACTATATGGAAGAGGCGGAGTCGCTGTGCGGGCGGGTCGCGATCGTCGACTCGGGGAAGATCGTCGCGATGGGCAGCCCCGCCGAGCTGAAAGCCGCGATTCCCGGAAGCGACATCGTCTCGCTGGCCGTGGACGCGATTTCCCCGGAAATGTCCGCGGAGATCGAAAGGCTGCCTTTCGTTCACAAACTGGTCGTCGAGGAGGAATCGCTCCGGATCTTCGTGGACAACGGGGGAAAAAACCTCCCGCTCCTGATCGACGCCGTCCGGGCCGCGGATGGCACCATCCTGTCGGCCACGGTCCACGAGCAGTCGCTCGAGGACGTCTTCATCCACCACACCGGCAAATCGATTCGTGAGGAGGAAGCGCGGAAGGTCAACTTCCTGATCGGCGCCGGCCTTCCGACGAGGCTTAGCGGAAGATGA
- a CDS encoding ATP-binding protein gives MSGKGEYGHMSVFPRIPRIAAGLVVLVGGVVLAGWFFDLDAPGLNPVNMVRMKANAAFAFICAGTSLILTDLRSKRKTVRIAGRLLACVTALIGILVLFEYATGIDLGIDQALVHEAPGAFGTSSPGRIAPNAAFNFMLLGCALLLLEFPAWGWVVSVISFVAGSVSVLALMAYMYNAEPLPGVLTYTTIAFYTAAAFFILAVGVLFALRNRGAMRLLASRRLGGKMVRRLLPMTVLVPLALGWLRMAGYRAGYFGDEYGVALMVTGTIVLLILMGWNSAAAVERTDISRLRAEESLRTRAEELAQSNEELEQFAYVASHDLQEPLRAISGFTQILARRYRGKLDAEADEFIAYVVEGTLRMQTLINDLLDYSRAGRMSGEVLPTDCSAALDQALENLNVSIAESGAEIRRDPLPVVSVDEKQLVRVFQNLIGNAIKFRGPVAPRIRVLAAGDGKEWVLSVQDNGIGIEPKYFERIFLLFQRLHRRDDYSGTGIGLAICKKIIERRGGRIWVESEFGRGTTFHFSLPAAEPEPETETELERELETEGT, from the coding sequence ATGAGCGGCAAGGGCGAATACGGGCACATGTCCGTCTTTCCGCGGATTCCCCGGATTGCGGCGGGCCTGGTCGTTTTGGTAGGCGGGGTGGTCCTCGCCGGTTGGTTTTTCGACCTCGACGCGCCAGGTCTTAACCCCGTGAATATGGTCCGGATGAAGGCGAACGCCGCTTTCGCCTTCATCTGTGCCGGCACCTCCCTGATCCTGACGGATCTCCGGAGCAAGAGGAAGACCGTGAGGATCGCCGGTCGGCTGTTAGCATGCGTGACGGCGCTGATCGGGATCCTGGTCCTGTTCGAATACGCGACCGGGATCGACCTGGGGATCGACCAGGCCCTGGTGCATGAAGCGCCCGGCGCGTTCGGAACCTCCAGCCCGGGCCGGATCGCCCCGAACGCGGCATTCAATTTCATGCTCCTGGGATGCGCCCTCCTGCTGCTCGAATTCCCGGCTTGGGGATGGGTCGTCTCTGTGATCTCCTTCGTCGCAGGGTCGGTGTCCGTGCTCGCGTTGATGGCCTACATGTACAACGCCGAGCCGTTGCCGGGCGTCCTGACCTATACCACCATCGCTTTTTACACCGCCGCCGCTTTCTTTATCCTCGCAGTGGGAGTCCTGTTCGCTTTGCGCAACCGGGGCGCCATGCGGCTCCTGGCTAGCCGCAGGCTGGGCGGCAAGATGGTGCGGCGTCTCCTTCCCATGACCGTCCTGGTGCCGCTCGCTCTCGGCTGGTTGCGGATGGCAGGGTATCGGGCGGGCTATTTCGGGGATGAATACGGGGTCGCCCTGATGGTCACCGGCACGATCGTGCTGCTGATCCTCATGGGCTGGAACAGCGCCGCCGCCGTCGAGCGGACCGATATCTCCCGGCTGCGGGCCGAGGAATCGCTGCGGACGCGCGCCGAGGAGCTGGCGCAGTCCAACGAGGAGCTCGAGCAGTTCGCCTACGTTGCCTCCCACGATCTCCAGGAACCGCTGCGGGCGATCTCGGGCTTCACCCAGATCCTCGCTCGCCGCTACCGGGGCAAGCTCGACGCCGAGGCGGACGAATTCATCGCCTACGTCGTCGAAGGCACGCTCCGGATGCAGACGCTGATCAACGATCTGCTGGATTATTCGCGAGCGGGCCGGATGAGCGGCGAGGTCCTTCCGACGGATTGTTCCGCGGCGCTGGACCAGGCGCTCGAAAACCTGAATGTCTCCATCGCCGAAAGCGGGGCCGAGATCCGCCGGGATCCGCTTCCCGTGGTGAGCGTCGACGAGAAGCAGCTGGTTCGCGTTTTCCAGAACCTGATCGGAAACGCCATCAAGTTTCGCGGCCCTGTCGCTCCCCGGATCCGCGTCCTTGCCGCCGGGGACGGGAAGGAATGGGTGTTGTCCGTGCAGGACAACGGTATCGGGATCGAGCCGAAATATTTCGAGCGGATCTTCCTGCTCTTCCAGCGCCTCCACCGGCGGGACGACTACTCCGGGACCGGGATCGGGCTTGCGATCTGCAAGAAGATTATTGAACGCCGAGGGGGACGGATCTGGGTGGAATCGGAATTTGGCCGCGGGACGACCTTCCACTTCTCGTTGCCGGCGGCGGAGCCGGAGCCAGAGACGGAGACGGAGCTGGAGAGGGAGCTGGAGACGGAGGGAACATGA
- a CDS encoding RNA polymerase sigma factor: MEQTEVILNYYEKICSLATSFLGNADDARKTTLDVLSTATVVAERRGADFPVSDWLYRNCIRTCLRKTGAAASVKPVALDDCMPAFSAEGRHAIPLDDWTGTVERIPLSLVRNTIRRFIGDLPEKSRVAVILVDVEGLSVADAGRILGLPVPAVILLLHKARLCLREKLARYTRVDHEPA, encoded by the coding sequence ATGGAACAAACAGAGGTCATCCTCAACTATTACGAAAAGATCTGTTCGCTGGCGACTTCATTCCTCGGGAACGCGGACGATGCCCGCAAGACGACGCTCGATGTCCTGTCGACCGCAACCGTGGTGGCCGAGCGTCGCGGCGCCGATTTTCCCGTTTCCGACTGGCTTTACCGCAACTGCATCCGGACCTGCCTCCGAAAAACCGGGGCGGCAGCCAGCGTTAAGCCGGTCGCGTTGGACGACTGCATGCCCGCTTTCTCGGCGGAGGGGAGGCATGCCATTCCGCTCGACGACTGGACCGGAACGGTCGAACGGATCCCCCTGTCGCTGGTCCGCAACACGATTCGGCGGTTCATCGGGGATCTTCCCGAAAAAAGCCGGGTGGCGGTCATCCTGGTCGATGTCGAGGGGCTGTCGGTCGCCGACGCCGGCCGAATCCTCGGTCTGCCCGTTCCGGCAGTGATTCTCCTTCTCCACAAGGCGCGCCTTTGTCTCCGTGAAAAGTTGGCGCGGTATACACGAGTGGATCATGAACCTGCTTGA
- a CDS encoding response regulator gives MTHDNGARPIEILLVEDNPGDVRLTREALREGRVLHRMTVAADGVEALEILHRTGKHRDTPRPDIIFLDLNLPKKDGREVLVELKADPDLAVIPVVILTTSNAETDILRSYQLHANCYVTKPVDLTRFIEVVKSIEEFWFAVVVLPRRGARPQQ, from the coding sequence ATGACGCACGACAACGGGGCAAGGCCGATCGAGATCCTTCTGGTCGAGGACAACCCGGGCGACGTGCGCCTGACCCGGGAAGCGCTCCGCGAGGGAAGGGTACTCCACCGGATGACCGTGGCAGCCGACGGGGTAGAGGCGCTGGAGATCCTTCACCGAACGGGGAAACACCGGGATACACCCAGGCCCGACATCATCTTCCTCGACCTCAACCTGCCCAAAAAGGATGGCCGCGAAGTGCTGGTCGAGCTCAAGGCCGATCCCGACCTGGCCGTCATCCCGGTGGTGATACTGACGACGTCGAATGCCGAGACGGATATCCTGCGGAGCTACCAGCTTCATGCGAACTGCTACGTCACCAAGCCGGTGGACCTGACCCGCTTCATCGAGGTCGTGAAAAGCATCGAGGAATTCTGGTTCGCCGTGGTCGTCCTGCCAAGGAGAGGAGCGAGGCCGCAACAATGA